From the genome of Blautia pseudococcoides, one region includes:
- a CDS encoding MATE family efflux transporter: MQKDMTAGSPAKAIVGFTIPVFIGNIFQQFYSMVDTIIVGKFVGTKALAAVGSVGTINFLIIGFMLGLTAGFTVLTAQRYGAGDMKNMRRTVGSAAVLSLIVTLVMTLVSMLGMRGLLQFMHTPEDIFGDAYRYIMIICGGIFATVLYNLLASVLRALGNSQVPLYFLILSALLNVVLDLLFIIVFHWGAAGAAYATVISQGVSGILCLVYIAKKMPELRLEKGDFRLSAHIVKMQVGIGIPMALQYSITAIGTMMVQSALNMLGSMAVAAFTAASKVEQIATQAYVALGTTMATFCAQNMGAGKLDRIRRGFRATTWIGVAYSLVFGLLTAFFGKYLTYLFVSSDVQTLMGQVDIYLKCASLFFIALNIVNVYRNGIQGMGYGVLPMMAGVAELLGRGIVALAAGLNRSYLLACLASPVAWVFAGVLLLFMYRVVMKQQEKVFGKTR, translated from the coding sequence ATGCAGAAAGATATGACAGCCGGCAGCCCGGCAAAAGCGATTGTAGGATTTACAATTCCGGTATTCATCGGAAATATTTTTCAGCAGTTTTACAGTATGGTGGACACCATCATTGTAGGAAAATTCGTAGGTACCAAAGCACTGGCAGCCGTGGGGAGCGTGGGTACCATTAACTTTTTGATCATTGGTTTTATGCTGGGTCTGACAGCGGGATTCACCGTGCTGACAGCCCAGAGATACGGTGCGGGAGACATGAAGAATATGAGGCGGACTGTGGGGTCAGCGGCCGTGCTGTCCCTGATCGTCACCCTTGTCATGACATTGGTGAGTATGCTGGGAATGCGTGGGCTTCTGCAGTTTATGCACACCCCCGAGGACATTTTTGGTGACGCATACAGGTATATTATGATCATCTGCGGCGGCATTTTTGCCACCGTGCTATATAACCTGCTTGCCAGTGTGCTGAGAGCACTGGGAAACAGCCAGGTGCCGCTGTATTTTCTGATTTTGTCGGCACTGCTGAATGTGGTGCTGGATCTTTTGTTTATCATTGTATTTCACTGGGGAGCCGCCGGAGCAGCCTACGCCACGGTTATATCCCAGGGGGTTTCCGGGATTCTCTGCCTGGTGTATATAGCAAAGAAAATGCCGGAACTGCGCCTTGAGAAAGGGGATTTCCGCCTGTCCGCCCATATTGTGAAAATGCAGGTGGGAATCGGCATCCCCATGGCGCTTCAGTATTCCATCACAGCCATTGGAACCATGATGGTACAGTCTGCGCTGAACATGCTGGGGTCCATGGCGGTGGCAGCCTTTACCGCAGCCAGCAAGGTGGAGCAGATCGCTACCCAGGCCTATGTGGCACTTGGGACTACTATGGCAACCTTCTGTGCCCAGAATATGGGGGCAGGAAAGCTTGACAGGATACGCAGGGGATTTCGGGCGACAACCTGGATCGGTGTGGCCTATTCCCTGGTCTTTGGCCTTCTGACCGCCTTTTTTGGAAAATATCTGACTTATCTTTTTGTGTCCAGCGATGTGCAGACACTGATGGGGCAGGTGGATATTTACCTGAAATGTGCATCCCTGTTTTTTATTGCCCTGAATATTGTAAATGTCTACCGGAACGGCATACAGGGGATGGGATACGGTGTCCTGCCTATGATGGCAGGTGTGGCGGAGCTTTTAGGCCGCGGTATCGTGGCTTTGGCCGCGGGATTAAACAGGAGTTACCTTCTGGCCTGCCTGGCAAGCCCGGTGGCCTGGGTATTTGCAGGTGTGCTGCTGCTTTTCATGTACCGGGTAGTTATGAAGCAGCAGGAAAAAGTTTTCGGAAAAACCAGATAG
- a CDS encoding metallophosphoesterase translates to MKRFVTTTYKITTDKIKRHPLKFVMISDLHNVVLGKKNEPVFDRIKSLAPDAILIAGDLVLGKTDASLKPAAAFLSEAVKLAPVLYGPGNHEQRMKLFTKDYGGRFSAFEKKIKQMGVTYLENERMILKINGETVAVTGLDLPYEYYERGPVKGPGRTELEGLIGGPDKQVYEILLAHTPRYGDAYFAWGADLILSGHYHGGIVRLPFLGSIISPDLRLFPRYGYGEYRKRDGASPKKAGRRQRITGSEQIMITGAGLGEHTLPLRINNPRELIVLECLPKEV, encoded by the coding sequence GTGAAGAGATTTGTGACCACAACTTACAAGATTACAACAGATAAGATAAAAAGACATCCGCTGAAATTCGTGATGATAAGCGACCTCCACAACGTGGTGTTGGGAAAGAAGAATGAACCTGTCTTTGACAGAATAAAGTCTCTTGCCCCAGATGCCATATTGATCGCCGGGGATTTGGTGCTTGGGAAAACCGACGCTTCCCTGAAACCGGCTGCGGCATTTTTGAGCGAGGCCGTGAAACTGGCTCCCGTATTGTACGGACCGGGTAATCACGAGCAGCGGATGAAATTATTTACAAAGGATTATGGTGGCAGGTTCTCCGCGTTTGAGAAAAAAATAAAACAGATGGGAGTCACCTATCTGGAAAATGAGCGTATGATTCTGAAGATAAACGGTGAAACCGTGGCAGTCACCGGACTGGATCTGCCCTATGAATATTATGAAAGGGGTCCTGTCAAGGGACCGGGCAGAACGGAGCTTGAAGGACTGATAGGCGGGCCGGATAAACAGGTATATGAAATCCTGCTGGCGCATACGCCCAGGTATGGGGATGCATACTTTGCCTGGGGCGCGGATTTGATCCTGTCAGGCCATTATCATGGGGGCATTGTGCGGCTGCCCTTTTTGGGAAGTATTATCAGCCCTGATCTGCGGCTGTTTCCCCGCTACGGATATGGGGAATACAGGAAAAGAGACGGCGCTTCGCCCAAAAAAGCGGGCAGAAGACAGAGGATAACAGGCAGTGAACAGATCATGATTACAGGAGCAGGACTTGGAGAGCATACGCTGCCTCTTAGGATCAACAATCCAAGAGAGCTGATCGTGCTGGAATGTCTGCCGAAAGAGGTGTGA
- a CDS encoding AAA family ATPase — MEEKNCMEKIRGNISQVIVGKDKVLELLLTALTAGGHVLLEDVPGTGKTMMAKSLARSMDGKFSRIQFTPDLLPSDVTGLNYYNQKEGEFLFKEGPAFCNILLADEINRATPRTQSSLLECMEEHQITIDGETRTLEEPFFVIATQNPVETTGTFPLPEAQMDRFFMRLSMGLPDKAEELAILDRFEDRQPLLELPCVCTREELLNAREAYKKVYVHPDLRSYLVEVVQATRAAGDVIAGVSPRGTLALFNGAKAYAYVQNRDYVVPEDIKTVAVPILAHRMVMTSGYGQEESGSQAVKRILEQVPVPTEEWKRKP; from the coding sequence ATGGAAGAGAAAAACTGTATGGAAAAAATACGCGGGAACATCAGTCAGGTCATTGTGGGAAAAGACAAGGTACTGGAGCTTTTGCTCACGGCTCTGACTGCAGGAGGCCATGTCCTTTTGGAGGATGTGCCGGGAACAGGCAAGACCATGATGGCAAAATCCCTGGCACGTTCCATGGACGGAAAATTCTCCAGGATCCAGTTCACTCCGGATCTGCTGCCCTCAGACGTGACGGGGCTGAATTATTATAACCAGAAAGAAGGAGAATTCCTTTTCAAGGAAGGTCCGGCCTTCTGCAACATCCTTCTGGCCGATGAAATCAACCGGGCTACACCCAGAACCCAGTCAAGCCTTCTGGAGTGTATGGAGGAGCATCAGATTACCATTGACGGGGAAACCAGAACATTGGAGGAACCGTTTTTCGTGATCGCCACCCAGAATCCGGTGGAGACCACAGGTACATTTCCGCTTCCGGAAGCACAGATGGACCGTTTTTTTATGCGCCTTTCCATGGGCCTTCCTGACAAAGCGGAGGAGCTGGCAATCCTGGACCGTTTTGAGGACAGGCAGCCACTTTTGGAACTTCCCTGTGTGTGCACACGGGAGGAACTGTTAAATGCCAGGGAGGCGTATAAGAAAGTATATGTACACCCGGATTTGAGATCCTATCTGGTGGAGGTGGTACAGGCTACCAGAGCGGCCGGGGATGTGATAGCAGGTGTCAGTCCCAGAGGAACCCTGGCATTATTTAACGGGGCAAAAGCCTATGCCTATGTACAGAACAGGGATTACGTGGTGCCTGAGGATATAAAAACCGTGGCAGTTCCCATACTCGCGCACCGGATGGTCATGACCTCTGGATACGGGCAGGAGGAGAGCGGCAGTCAGGCGGTCAAACGGATACTGGAACAGGTCCCTGTACCCACGGAGGAGTGGAAGAGAAAACCATGA
- a CDS encoding DUF58 domain-containing protein translates to MTIFLLLLGAVLLQFLAEWFYRNHWDRHLEVDVKFQDHPVHEGEHAYLTETIENRKWLLLPMLQAAFRVHRNLFFEEEENTSISDYTYKRDIFSVLFYQKIQREIPFLAKKRGYYEIGQAEILTRGLLMNRELYLTVPLSTHLYVYPRTTPVSNMEIPFKKLMGQVLVRQRMYEDPFSFRGLREYQPGDPMNKINWKASAKEGDMMVNLLDSSSSAQVLIFLDVEDETIWKYEEIHEAGISLAVSLAEQLLKRGVATGLITNGRDHITKLPIAVMPGTGRGQLVKLYQNLARLDLDLPAGKFPELLSAQCRLLAEGRGIPLLISKNQGRPLFAGMESLAKAGGSAMWISTLYKDMEWKLPSSPYMEIMRWEVPR, encoded by the coding sequence ATGACAATTTTTTTACTTTTGCTGGGAGCTGTCCTGCTGCAGTTTTTGGCGGAATGGTTCTACCGGAACCATTGGGACAGGCATCTGGAAGTGGATGTTAAATTCCAGGATCATCCCGTCCATGAGGGTGAGCACGCGTATCTGACAGAGACCATTGAAAACAGAAAGTGGCTTCTTCTCCCCATGCTGCAGGCAGCGTTCCGGGTACATAGAAATCTATTTTTTGAGGAGGAGGAAAATACCAGCATCTCTGACTATACCTATAAAAGAGATATATTTTCCGTGCTTTTTTATCAGAAGATCCAGAGGGAAATCCCATTTCTGGCGAAGAAAAGGGGATATTACGAGATTGGGCAGGCAGAAATCCTCACAAGAGGCCTGCTCATGAACCGTGAACTGTATCTGACCGTGCCTCTTTCCACCCATTTGTATGTGTATCCCAGAACCACCCCTGTGTCTAATATGGAGATTCCTTTTAAAAAGCTGATGGGACAGGTTTTGGTGCGGCAGCGGATGTATGAGGACCCCTTTTCTTTCCGGGGCCTGCGTGAATATCAGCCCGGGGACCCCATGAACAAGATTAACTGGAAAGCCTCCGCAAAAGAAGGGGATATGATGGTGAACCTGTTAGATTCCAGCTCCAGCGCCCAGGTCCTTATATTCCTGGATGTGGAGGATGAAACCATATGGAAATACGAGGAAATCCACGAGGCAGGCATATCCCTGGCGGTCTCTCTGGCAGAACAACTTTTGAAAAGAGGCGTTGCCACAGGCCTTATCACCAACGGCAGAGACCACATCACAAAGCTGCCGATCGCAGTGATGCCGGGCACGGGAAGAGGGCAGCTTGTAAAACTGTACCAGAACCTGGCCAGACTGGATCTGGACCTTCCTGCCGGTAAATTCCCTGAACTTTTAAGCGCGCAGTGCCGTCTTTTAGCAGAAGGCCGGGGAATCCCCCTTCTCATCTCCAAAAACCAGGGCAGGCCCCTGTTTGCCGGGATGGAAAGCCTTGCAAAAGCCGGAGGCAGTGCCATGTGGATTTCCACCCTGTACAAGGATATGGAATGGAAACTTCCGTCCTCACCCTATATGGAAATAATGCGCTGGGAGGTGCCGAGATGA
- a CDS encoding segregation and condensation protein A — protein MGIPVKLPVFEGPLDLLLHLIEKNKVNIYDIPIVKITDQYMEYIHQMEREDLNLMSEFMVMAATLISIKCRMLLPKEVNEDGQEEDPRDELVRQLLEYKMYKYMSYELRDRMSEAAKSIYKLPSLPKEVEDYREPVDTSELLCGLTLGRLHKIFQDVLKRQEDKKDPIRSNFGKIEQEEVSLPEKMTDVEAYARRHRRFSFRDLLGKQASKFQVVVTFLAILELMKTGKIFIRQEYIFDDIQIESREDKKGDPYGN, from the coding sequence ATGGGAATTCCGGTAAAGCTTCCGGTGTTTGAGGGACCTTTGGATTTGCTTCTGCACCTGATTGAGAAAAATAAAGTGAATATTTACGATATTCCCATTGTGAAGATAACAGACCAGTATATGGAATACATTCACCAGATGGAACGGGAAGACCTGAATCTTATGAGTGAATTTATGGTTATGGCTGCAACGCTTATCTCCATCAAGTGCAGGATGCTCCTCCCGAAAGAAGTCAATGAGGACGGCCAGGAGGAGGACCCCAGAGATGAACTGGTGCGCCAGCTTCTGGAGTATAAAATGTATAAGTATATGTCATATGAGCTCAGGGACAGGATGTCAGAAGCGGCAAAGAGTATTTATAAGCTCCCCTCTCTTCCAAAGGAAGTGGAGGATTACAGGGAGCCGGTGGATACCAGTGAACTGCTTTGCGGGCTGACACTGGGCCGTCTTCATAAAATTTTTCAGGATGTACTGAAGCGGCAGGAAGATAAGAAGGACCCGATCCGAAGTAATTTCGGCAAGATTGAGCAGGAGGAGGTCAGCCTGCCGGAGAAAATGACGGATGTGGAGGCGTATGCCAGACGGCACCGTCGTTTCAGTTTCCGGGATCTTCTGGGAAAACAGGCCAGTAAATTCCAGGTGGTGGTTACATTTCTGGCTATTCTGGAGCTTATGAAGACAGGAAAGATTTTTATCCGGCAGGAGTATATCTTCGATGATATTCAGATTGAGAGCAGGGAGGATAAGAAAGGGGACCCGTATGGAAATTGA
- the scpB gene encoding SMC-Scp complex subunit ScpB, which translates to MEIEHLEGAVEALLFAVGESVEVSAIAKAIGHDTETTRKIIRNMMLKYNAKDRGIKIIELENAYQMCTKEEYYDYLVKLALQPKKAVLTDVMLETLSIIAYKQPVTKLEIEKIRGVKSDHAVNKLMEYNLVQEVGRLDAPGRPLLFGTTEEFLRNFGVQGLDELPELDPVQIEDFKAEAEEEIQLKLDV; encoded by the coding sequence ATGGAAATTGAACATCTGGAGGGCGCTGTTGAGGCGCTTTTGTTTGCTGTGGGAGAATCTGTGGAAGTTTCTGCCATTGCCAAGGCTATAGGACACGATACGGAAACCACCAGAAAAATCATTCGGAATATGATGCTGAAATATAATGCCAAAGACCGTGGGATCAAGATAATCGAGCTGGAGAACGCTTATCAGATGTGTACAAAGGAAGAATATTATGACTATCTGGTCAAGCTTGCCCTGCAGCCGAAAAAGGCGGTGCTTACAGATGTTATGCTGGAGACACTCTCCATCATTGCCTATAAGCAGCCGGTCACAAAGCTTGAGATAGAGAAAATCCGCGGTGTCAAGTCCGACCATGCAGTGAACAAGCTGATGGAATATAATCTGGTCCAGGAGGTTGGACGTCTGGACGCGCCGGGAAGGCCCCTTCTTTTTGGAACTACGGAGGAATTTTTGAGGAACTTCGGGGTGCAGGGGCTGGATGAACTGCCGGAACTGGATCCGGTACAGATTGAAGATTTCAAAGCAGAGGCAGAAGAAGAAATTCAGCTGAAGCTGGATGTATAA
- a CDS encoding zinc dependent phospholipase C family protein, with translation MPTTYTHDIFGKEVYKRLPSEIKEAIRESKSMYLTGLHGSDILFYYQPLVKNRVSGLGHQVHKREAAEFFCQAVVKYQEEPTAQMLSYLLGFGCHYILDSTCHPYVRRFEKETGASHAEIESELDRYYMLREGKDPFTYKPAVNICPTLEGCRTISRAFGKITVKQAAKALRGMKFYTGALVCEGSLKRKGLWGIMKLFGCRDTLGGHIIPAKPDRRCDMATDVLRHLYDEALDEAVEALTNLYGCMVKEERLSQRFGRNFG, from the coding sequence ATGCCAACAACTTACACACATGACATTTTCGGCAAGGAAGTTTATAAAAGGCTTCCTTCTGAGATAAAAGAGGCGATCAGGGAATCAAAAAGTATGTATTTAACCGGCCTGCACGGTTCGGATATTTTGTTTTATTATCAGCCCCTGGTGAAGAACCGGGTGAGTGGACTGGGACATCAGGTGCACAAAAGAGAGGCGGCGGAGTTTTTCTGCCAGGCGGTTGTCAAGTACCAGGAGGAGCCCACGGCGCAGATGCTTTCCTATCTGCTGGGGTTTGGGTGTCATTACATTCTGGACAGTACCTGCCACCCTTATGTGCGGCGGTTTGAAAAGGAAACAGGTGCTTCACACGCAGAGATTGAATCCGAGCTTGACCGTTATTATATGCTGCGTGAGGGAAAAGACCCGTTCACCTACAAGCCGGCAGTAAATATCTGCCCCACCTTGGAGGGCTGCAGGACCATAAGCAGGGCCTTTGGAAAGATTACAGTGAAACAGGCTGCAAAAGCGTTAAGGGGCATGAAATTCTATACAGGTGCCCTTGTCTGCGAGGGAAGTCTGAAGAGAAAAGGGCTTTGGGGAATAATGAAGCTGTTTGGATGCCGGGATACACTTGGCGGTCATATCATACCGGCCAAACCGGACAGAAGATGTGACATGGCAACAGATGTGCTGCGTCATCTGTATGACGAGGCATTGGATGAGGCTGTGGAGGCACTTACCAATCTGTACGGCTGCATGGTAAAGGAAGAGCGGCTGTCACAGCGTTTCGGCAGGAATTTCGGCTGA
- a CDS encoding MFS transporter, with protein sequence MKGLSKLEKQWVLYDVGNSAFVMLCTTIIPIYFKNIATAEGISLADSTAYLSYALSVCTVLVALMGPVFGTLADTKGYKKPMFASFFVIGVMGCLSLAIPNEWLAFLVVLVIAKTTYSMSLIFYDSMLADVTTDERMDMVSSHGYAWGYIGSCIPFTACLLLILFAEKLGISGVTATMISFGITGIWWFAVTIPLLKNYEQKHWVEVKKNPLRESFVRLKNVVFKINKDKKVLYFLAAFFFYIDGVYTIIDLATSYGKDVGIDDTHLLLALLLTQIVAFPCSLLFGKFSAKFKSEKLIKVCILGYLGIALFALQLDRAWEFWFLAVCVAVFQGAIQALSRSYFARIIPKENSSEYFGFYDIFGKGAAFMGTMLMGISTQLSGSSRTGVGMLAVMFIIGFFLFGKTEKLERV encoded by the coding sequence ATGAAAGGATTAAGCAAACTGGAAAAACAGTGGGTGCTGTATGATGTGGGAAATTCAGCATTTGTTATGCTGTGTACCACAATAATCCCGATCTATTTTAAAAATATCGCCACAGCGGAAGGGATTTCCCTGGCGGATTCTACTGCGTATTTGAGTTATGCCCTGTCCGTCTGTACGGTTCTCGTGGCACTGATGGGGCCGGTGTTTGGAACCCTGGCGGATACAAAAGGGTATAAGAAGCCTATGTTTGCCTCCTTTTTTGTGATCGGCGTGATGGGATGTCTTTCCCTTGCCATACCAAATGAGTGGCTGGCTTTTCTGGTGGTTCTGGTGATCGCCAAGACCACATACAGTATGAGCCTGATCTTTTACGACTCCATGCTTGCGGATGTGACAACGGATGAGAGGATGGACATGGTATCTTCACACGGATATGCGTGGGGGTATATTGGAAGCTGTATTCCTTTCACCGCCTGCCTGCTTCTTATCCTTTTCGCTGAGAAACTGGGTATATCAGGTGTCACGGCCACCATGATCTCTTTTGGGATCACAGGAATCTGGTGGTTTGCGGTAACCATTCCGCTTCTGAAAAATTATGAGCAGAAGCATTGGGTGGAAGTGAAGAAGAACCCGCTGAGGGAAAGCTTTGTGAGACTGAAAAATGTTGTTTTTAAGATCAACAAGGACAAAAAGGTACTTTATTTTCTGGCTGCTTTTTTCTTCTATATTGATGGTGTCTATACCATCATTGATTTGGCGACTTCCTACGGAAAAGATGTGGGGATTGACGATACCCATCTGCTCCTGGCACTTTTGCTGACCCAGATCGTGGCATTCCCCTGTTCTTTGTTGTTTGGAAAGTTTTCGGCAAAGTTTAAGAGTGAGAAGCTGATCAAAGTCTGTATTCTGGGCTATCTGGGCATTGCACTGTTTGCCCTTCAGCTTGACCGGGCATGGGAATTCTGGTTTCTGGCTGTCTGTGTGGCTGTATTCCAGGGGGCTATCCAGGCGCTGTCCCGGTCATATTTTGCAAGGATCATCCCAAAGGAAAATTCCAGCGAATATTTCGGATTCTATGATATCTTCGGCAAAGGCGCGGCATTTATGGGAACCATGCTTATGGGAATCTCCACGCAGTTAAGCGGAAGTTCAAGGACAGGCGTGGGAATGCTGGCTGTGATGTTTATCATCGGATTTTTCCTGTTTGGAAAAACAGAGAAGTTGGAGCGTGTCTGA
- a CDS encoding D-alanyl-D-alanine carboxypeptidase family protein encodes MKKIISWILVCAVITGCFVGHRDIVWAGENGQDVGSLYATSAVLMDADSGRILYEKNGFEKRPMASTTKIMTCILALEKGNAEDIVTASAYAASRPKVHLGVAEGETFRFGDLLYSLMLESHNDAAVMIAEHLGGSVEGFADMMNAKAGELGCEDTYFITPNGLDASVTVGEEQKVHSTTAADLARIMRYCIKESPCREEFLNVTRTASYSFSDVDGKRSFSCNNHNAFLNMMEGALTGKTGFTANAGYCYVGALTRDGKTFIVALLACGWPNNKTYKWKDTMKLMNYGLENYSYRSFSDAELPHIPAAIPVKNGQSASLGNTAFTNLEVEKAKDFGMLMRQDEEIEVGYEGKESLKAPVRAGTQVGTITYRVGGQTFLTCPVKVKQSVKKIDFPWCLEKTMDKWAFGAAG; translated from the coding sequence ATGAAAAAAATTATAAGCTGGATTTTAGTATGCGCAGTGATAACAGGATGCTTCGTGGGACATAGAGATATCGTCTGGGCAGGGGAAAATGGACAGGATGTTGGAAGTCTGTATGCCACCTCAGCGGTACTTATGGATGCGGATTCAGGCAGGATACTGTATGAAAAAAACGGGTTTGAGAAAAGGCCCATGGCCAGTACAACCAAGATCATGACCTGTATTCTGGCTCTGGAGAAGGGGAATGCGGAGGATATTGTGACGGCATCCGCCTATGCGGCATCCAGGCCCAAAGTGCATCTGGGGGTGGCGGAAGGGGAGACCTTCCGTTTTGGGGACCTTCTCTATTCCCTGATGCTGGAGAGCCACAACGATGCGGCCGTGATGATCGCGGAGCATTTGGGAGGAAGTGTGGAGGGATTCGCAGACATGATGAACGCGAAAGCCGGGGAGCTTGGATGTGAGGACACGTATTTCATTACGCCCAACGGGCTGGACGCGTCCGTGACTGTGGGGGAGGAGCAGAAAGTACACTCTACCACAGCGGCAGACCTGGCACGTATTATGCGGTATTGTATTAAGGAATCGCCCTGCCGGGAAGAGTTTCTCAATGTGACCAGAACTGCCTCCTACAGCTTTTCAGATGTTGACGGAAAACGAAGTTTTTCCTGTAATAACCACAACGCCTTTCTGAATATGATGGAGGGTGCGCTCACCGGAAAGACCGGGTTTACGGCAAATGCAGGATACTGCTATGTGGGAGCCCTTACCAGGGATGGCAAGACCTTTATTGTGGCCCTTCTTGCATGTGGGTGGCCCAATAACAAGACTTATAAGTGGAAGGATACTATGAAACTTATGAATTACGGTCTGGAGAATTACAGCTACCGCTCTTTTTCCGATGCAGAGCTTCCCCATATACCGGCTGCCATACCGGTTAAAAACGGGCAGAGCGCTTCGCTGGGAAATACGGCATTTACCAACCTGGAGGTGGAGAAGGCAAAGGATTTCGGAATGCTGATGCGCCAGGATGAGGAAATAGAAGTGGGATATGAGGGAAAAGAATCTCTGAAAGCGCCCGTAAGAGCGGGAACCCAGGTGGGAACCATCACTTACCGGGTAGGAGGGCAGACATTTCTCACCTGCCCTGTGAAGGTGAAGCAGTCCGTGAAAAAGATTGATTTTCCATGGTGTCTGGAGAAGACCATGGACAAATGGGCTTTCGGCGCGGCGGGCTGA
- a CDS encoding nitroreductase family protein, with product MNAVMENILTRRSIRAFQNKEILKNELEQIVQAGLYAPSGQNRQTWKFTVVTDRDKIRKLAEVIGRKLGRDGYDMYSPQVLVIPSNEKENRHSMEDNACALENIFLAAHSFGIGSVWINQMRDLCQESEVREILNSWDIPRSHKVFGMAALGYAAASENKEVKKTGEVHFVE from the coding sequence ATGAATGCAGTAATGGAAAATATTTTGACGAGAAGAAGTATCCGGGCATTTCAGAATAAGGAAATCCTTAAGAATGAGCTGGAACAGATTGTGCAGGCAGGTCTTTATGCACCCAGCGGCCAGAACCGTCAGACATGGAAATTTACAGTGGTGACGGACAGAGATAAGATCCGGAAGCTGGCAGAGGTGATCGGAAGGAAACTTGGCAGAGACGGCTATGACATGTACAGCCCCCAGGTTCTGGTGATTCCGTCCAATGAAAAGGAGAACCGGCATTCCATGGAGGATAATGCCTGTGCTCTGGAAAATATATTTCTGGCAGCCCATTCCTTTGGTATCGGTTCTGTGTGGATCAACCAGATGCGCGATCTCTGCCAGGAGTCTGAAGTGCGGGAGATATTAAACAGCTGGGATATTCCAAGATCACATAAGGTATTCGGCATGGCTGCTCTTGGATATGCTGCGGCATCTGAGAACAAGGAAGTGAAAAAAACAGGAGAGGTACATTTTGTAGAATAG
- a CDS encoding 4Fe-4S dicluster domain-containing protein — MGHITSKDAYKNLEDRINWFTQGAPPSDTFYKILQVLYTEKEAKWVALLPVRPFTLKKAARIWGTTEAKAEKVLDHLCEKALLVDSTYRGVRRFVMPPPMAGFIEFALMRTRGDIDQKYLSELYYQYMNVEEDFVKDLFYATETKLGRVYVQEPVLTTENTLHILDHERASHIVEEAAYIGLGTCYCRHKAFHAGHPCAIDAPWDVCLTFGNVARSLAEHGGHARLISKEEAMDALERSYDAGLVQIGENVREDPAFICNCCGCCCEALQAARKFSPMQPVATTNYIPSVEDTTCMGCGKCEKACPIFAISMEEVQEGGKKKKRPVVDTDICLGCGVCASRCPNGSLKLQRRPVQVITPVNSTHRFVLQAIEKGTLQNLIFDNQAFANHRAMAAVFGVILNLPPLKQALASKQFKSVYLDKLLSSAVNKNRKKK; from the coding sequence ATGGGACATATCACATCAAAAGACGCATATAAAAATCTGGAAGACAGAATCAACTGGTTTACCCAGGGAGCGCCGCCGTCGGATACTTTTTATAAGATCCTGCAGGTACTCTATACAGAGAAAGAGGCAAAGTGGGTGGCGCTTCTGCCAGTACGTCCCTTTACGCTGAAAAAAGCGGCACGTATCTGGGGGACCACGGAGGCAAAGGCGGAAAAAGTGCTGGACCATCTGTGTGAGAAGGCTCTGCTGGTGGACTCCACATACAGGGGCGTACGCCGTTTTGTCATGCCGCCGCCCATGGCCGGATTCATTGAATTTGCGCTCATGCGGACCAGGGGGGACATTGACCAGAAATATTTAAGTGAACTGTATTATCAGTATATGAATGTGGAGGAGGATTTTGTCAAAGATCTTTTCTATGCCACAGAGACGAAGCTTGGGCGTGTCTACGTTCAGGAACCGGTGCTTACCACGGAGAATACGCTGCATATCCTGGACCATGAGCGGGCCAGCCACATAGTGGAGGAGGCGGCGTATATCGGCCTTGGCACCTGCTACTGCAGGCATAAGGCATTCCACGCGGGACATCCCTGTGCGATTGACGCTCCCTGGGATGTATGCCTGACTTTCGGTAATGTAGCCCGCTCTCTGGCAGAGCACGGCGGACATGCCAGGCTCATCTCCAAGGAGGAAGCCATGGATGCCCTGGAGCGTTCTTATGACGCGGGACTTGTGCAGATTGGGGAGAATGTCAGGGAGGACCCGGCATTTATCTGCAACTGCTGCGGATGCTGTTGCGAGGCCCTCCAGGCTGCCAGAAAGTTTTCCCCCATGCAGCCTGTTGCAACTACCAATTATATCCCGTCGGTGGAAGACACGACCTGTATGGGATGCGGAAAATGCGAAAAAGCATGTCCCATTTTTGCCATTTCCATGGAGGAAGTCCAGGAGGGCGGGAAAAAGAAAAAACGCCCTGTGGTGGATACGGATATCTGCCTTGGCTGCGGTGTGTGCGCGTCCAGATGCCCCAATGGTTCCCTGAAACTTCAGCGGCGCCCGGTACAGGTCATAACACCGGTGAACAGCACGCACAGGTTTGTGCTGCAGGCCATTGAAAAAGGGACCCTGCAGAACCTTATTTTTGACAATCAGGCATTTGCCAATCACAGAGCCATGGCTGCCGTGTTTGGTGTCATTTTGAATCTTCCTCCGCTGAAACAGGCCTTGGCCAGCAAGCAGTTCAAATCCGTTTATCTGGATAAACTGCTGTCCAGCGCTGTGAATAAGAACAGGAAGAAAAAATAA